A section of the Tenrec ecaudatus isolate mTenEca1 chromosome 10, mTenEca1.hap1, whole genome shotgun sequence genome encodes:
- the LOC142458054 gene encoding asialoglycoprotein receptor 1-like isoform X1, whose translation MIKEYQDLQHLDNEEIDPHQRGKGPTPRQGLWKRLCSVPCLLLLSLALSLLLLVVVSVVRSQNSQLQKELRALGETFSNFTKSTESEVQALSSHGSTVGRKMSNLESQVLKQQQAMSEDHSNLMLHVRNFVSDLRSLSCQIAVLQGNGTEKPCCPVNWVEREGSCYWFSRSGSSWHEAQEYCKLENAHLVVVTSLEEQNFIKHHTGSINTWMGLTDEHGPWKWVDGTDYESGFKKWMPEQPDNWYGHGLGGGEDCAHFTANGDWNDDVCLRPYRWVCEMALNKGS comes from the exons ATGATCAAGGAGTATCAAGACCTTCAGCATCTGGACAATGAGGAGATTGACCCCCATCAGCGCGGAAAAG GGCCCACTCCTCGCCAGGGCCTCTGGAAGCGCCTCTGCTCGGTACCCTGTCTTCTTTTGCTCTCCCTGGCCCTCAGCCTCCTGCTGCTGGTGGTCGTCTCTGTGGTCCGATCCCAAA ACTCCCAGCTGCAGAAGGAGCTGCGGGCCCTGGGAGAGACTTTCAGCAACTTCACCAAGAGCACGGAGTCCGAGGTTCAGGCCCTGAGCTCGCATG GAAGCACTGTGGGCCGCAAGATGAGTAACCTGGAGTCTCAGGTGTTGAAGCAGCAGCAGGCCATGAGCGAAG ATcactccaacctgatgctccacgTGAGGAACTTTGTGTCTGACCTGCGCAGCCTGAGCTGCCAGATAGCTGTTCTTCAAGGCAATG gcACAGAAAAACCCTGCTGCCCTGTTAACTGGGTGGAGCGTGAAGGCAGCTGCTACTGGTTCTCTCGCTCTGGGAGTAGCTGGCACGAGGCACAGGAGTACTGCAAGTTGGAGAATGCCCACCTCGTGGTTGTTACCTCCTTGGAGGAGCAG AATTTTATCAAACATCACACAGGCTCCATAAACACCTGGATGGGCCTCACGGATGAACACGGGCCTTGGAAATGGGTGGATGGGACGGACTATGAGTCAGGCTTCAA GAAATGGATGCCAGAACAGCCGGACAACTGGTACGGGCACGGCCTGGGCGGAGGCGAGGACTGCGCTCACTTCACTGCGAATGGCGACTGGAATGATGACGTCTGCCTGAGGCCCTACCGCTGGGTCTGCGAGATGGCGCTGAACAAGGGCAGCTAG
- the LOC142458054 gene encoding asialoglycoprotein receptor 1-like isoform X2, with the protein MIKEYQDLQHLDNEEIDPHQRGKDSQLQKELRALGETFSNFTKSTESEVQALSSHGSTVGRKMSNLESQVLKQQQAMSEDHSNLMLHVRNFVSDLRSLSCQIAVLQGNGTEKPCCPVNWVEREGSCYWFSRSGSSWHEAQEYCKLENAHLVVVTSLEEQNFIKHHTGSINTWMGLTDEHGPWKWVDGTDYESGFKKWMPEQPDNWYGHGLGGGEDCAHFTANGDWNDDVCLRPYRWVCEMALNKGS; encoded by the exons ATGATCAAGGAGTATCAAGACCTTCAGCATCTGGACAATGAGGAGATTGACCCCCATCAGCGCGGAAAAG ACTCCCAGCTGCAGAAGGAGCTGCGGGCCCTGGGAGAGACTTTCAGCAACTTCACCAAGAGCACGGAGTCCGAGGTTCAGGCCCTGAGCTCGCATG GAAGCACTGTGGGCCGCAAGATGAGTAACCTGGAGTCTCAGGTGTTGAAGCAGCAGCAGGCCATGAGCGAAG ATcactccaacctgatgctccacgTGAGGAACTTTGTGTCTGACCTGCGCAGCCTGAGCTGCCAGATAGCTGTTCTTCAAGGCAATG gcACAGAAAAACCCTGCTGCCCTGTTAACTGGGTGGAGCGTGAAGGCAGCTGCTACTGGTTCTCTCGCTCTGGGAGTAGCTGGCACGAGGCACAGGAGTACTGCAAGTTGGAGAATGCCCACCTCGTGGTTGTTACCTCCTTGGAGGAGCAG AATTTTATCAAACATCACACAGGCTCCATAAACACCTGGATGGGCCTCACGGATGAACACGGGCCTTGGAAATGGGTGGATGGGACGGACTATGAGTCAGGCTTCAA GAAATGGATGCCAGAACAGCCGGACAACTGGTACGGGCACGGCCTGGGCGGAGGCGAGGACTGCGCTCACTTCACTGCGAATGGCGACTGGAATGATGACGTCTGCCTGAGGCCCTACCGCTGGGTCTGCGAGATGGCGCTGAACAAGGGCAGCTAG